A genomic window from Salvia hispanica cultivar TCC Black 2014 chromosome 5, UniMelb_Shisp_WGS_1.0, whole genome shotgun sequence includes:
- the LOC125188777 gene encoding signal recognition particle receptor subunit alpha-like — MLEQLLIFTRGGLILWTCKELGNALRGSPIDTLIRSCLLEERSGAASYNYDAPGCSYTLKWTFHNDLGLVFVAVYQRILHLLYVDDLLSMVKQEFSVIYDPKRTLYNDFDDIFQQLKKEAEARAEEMKKSKQVVKPMNNNLSRKQGNVQNGNMDGGNQKKSGGESGNDHASENFKGRLSENGNLKNNHIGKGEPTTIVKNNGKENGVSNTGAFDVNKLQKLRSKGGKKTESFANKVSKEEPKKTTKKNRVWDDSPKEAKLDFTDPGSENGEQHISVVSTDQGESMMDKDEIVSSDSESESEDEETAKDNKNDGKKKGWFSSMFQSIAGKANLEKSDLEPALKALKDRLMTKNVAEEIAEKLCESVAASLEGKKLASFTRVSSTVQAAMEDALTRILTPRRSIDILRDVHAAKEQGKPYVVVFVGVNGVGKSTNLAKVAYWLQQHNVNVMMAACDTFRSGAVEQLRTHARRLQIPIFEKGYEKDPAVVAKEAIQEASRNGSDVVLVDTAGRMQDNEPLMRALSKLIYVNSPDLVLFVGEALVGNDAVDQLSKFNQKLGDLSPSPNPRLIDGILLTKFDTIDDKVGAALSMVYISGAPVMFVGCGQSYTDLKKLNVKSIVKTLLK, encoded by the exons ATGTTAGAGCAGTTACTCATATTTACAAGAGGAGGTTTAATCCTCTGGACTTGCAAAGAGCTTGGGAATGCTCTTAGAGGGTCGCCTATTGATACGTTGATAAGGTCCTGCCTTTTGGAGGAAAGGTCAGGTGCTGCATCGTACAATTATGATGCCCCGGGTTGTTCATACACTCTTAAGTGGACGTTTCACAATGATCTGGGGCTTGTTTTTGTCGCTGTGTATCAGCGTATTCTCCATCTCTTGTATGTTGACGATTTGCTGTCTATGGTTAAGCAAGAGTTCTCGGTGATTTATGATCCAAAGCGAACTTTATACAATGACTTCGATGATATATTTCAACAGCTTAAGAAGGAAGCTGAGGCTCGTGCAGAGGAAATGAAGAAATCAAAGCAGGTGGTCAAGCCTATGAACAATAACCTTTCTAGAAAGCAAGGGAATGTGCAAAATGGAAACATGGATGGAGGTAATCAAAAAAAGAGTGGAGGTGAATCTGGAAATGATCATGCCAGTGAAAACTTCAAAGGCCGCCTTTCAGAAAATGGAAATCTCAAGAATAATCATATTGGTAAAGGGGAACCAACTAcaatagttaaaaataatGGGAAAGAGAATGGCGTTTCCAACACTGGTGCTTTTGATGTAAATAAGCTACAAAAGCTTAGGTCGAAAGGTGGAAAAAAAACTGAGAGTTTTGCTAACAAGGTTTCTAAAGAGGAACCTAAAAAGACAACCAAAAAGAACAGAGTTTGGGATGATTCACCAAAAGAGGCAAAATTAGATTTCACTGATCCAGGGAGTGAGAATGGGGAACAGCACATATCAGTTGTATCCACAGATCAAGGTGAGAGTATGATGGACAAAGATGAGATTGTTAGCAGTGACAGTGAAAGCGAAAGTGAGGATGAAGAGACTGCAAAGGATAATAAGAATGATGGGAAGAAGAAAGGGTGGTTTTCATCCATGTTCCAGAG TATTGCAGGTAAAGCAAATTTGGAGAAGTCTGACCTAGAACCAGCTCTTAAAGCTCTCAAGGACAGGCTTATGACCAAGAACGTG GCAGAGGAAATAGCTGAGAAACTTTGTGAATCAGTGGCCGCAAGTCTTGAGGGGAAAAAGCTAGCTTCTTTCACAAGAGTCTCATCAACAGTTCAG GCTGCTATGGAAGATGCACTTACTCGCATTTTAACTCCTAGACGCTCAATTGATATTTTGAGGGATGTTCATGCTGCGAAGGAGCAAGGGAAACCTTATGTTGTGGTTTTTGTCGGAGTTAATGGAGTAGGGAAATCTACCAATCTTGCTAAG GTTGCCTACTGGCTTCAACAGCATAATGTCAATGTAATGATGGCTGCCTGTGACACATTCAGATCAGGTGCCGTGGAGCAGCTGCGTACCCATGCACGGAGACTCCAG ATTCCCATATTCGAGAAAGGTTATGAGAAGGATCCTGCAGTTGTGGCTAAAGAAGCAATCCAGGAGGCCAGTCGAAATGGTTCAGATGTTGTTCTGGTGGATACAGCTGGACGAATGCAG GATAACGAACCACTCATGCGAGCTCTGTCAAAGCTTATCTACGTCAACAGTCCAGACCTTGTTCTGTTTGTTGGCGAGGCACTTGTGGGGAACGATGCTGTTGATCAGTTGTCAAAGTTCAACCAG AAACTAGGTGACCTCTCACCCTCGCCAAATCCCCGACTGATAGATGGGATCCTGCTAACTAAGTTCGACACTATTGACGACAAG GTGGGAGCTGCATTATCCATGGTTTACATATCTGGAGCACCGGTGATGTTTGTTGGATGTGGGCAATCCTATACTGATTTGAAGAAGCTCAATGTGAAGTCCATCGTGAAAACGCTTCTCAAATAG